The following are from one region of the Desulfuromonas sp. genome:
- a CDS encoding GxxExxY protein, with product MKHKELTDQIICLFYNVYNTLGYGFLEKVYENALMLELQKSDVMAVAQSGINVSYEGNIVGQYFADILVGDKVIVEIKAVKNVLREHEAQLLNYLKATDVEVGLLLNFGPTPEIKRKVLYNSLK from the coding sequence ATGAAACACAAAGAACTAACGGACCAGATTATTTGTTTGTTCTACAACGTTTATAATACACTTGGTTATGGATTTTTGGAGAAGGTTTACGAAAATGCCTTGATGCTTGAGTTGCAAAAATCTGATGTTATGGCTGTTGCTCAATCGGGGATTAATGTTTCTTATGAGGGGAATATTGTCGGCCAATATTTTGCTGATATTTTGGTTGGGGACAAAGTAATCGTGGAGATAAAGGCGGTTAAAAATGTCCTTCGGGAGCACGAAGCACAATTGCTGAATTATCTTAAGGCAACCGATGTTGAGGTAGGACTTTTGTTGAACTTTGGGCCAACACCTGAGATAAAACGCAAAGTATTGTACAATTCTCTAAAATAA
- the rfbC gene encoding dTDP-4-dehydrorhamnose 3,5-epimerase: MNIIPTEIPEVLIVEPKVFGDDRGFFFESFNERAWREATGLDSCFVQDNHSRSAKGVLRGLHYQIRQPQGKYMRVVAGEVFDVAVDVRRSSSTFGKWVGIHLSAENKRHLWVPEGFAHGFLVLSDFAEFLYKTTDYYAPEHERAILWNDPDLAIEWPFVGEPLLSGKDGAAPHFRDAEYFE; this comes from the coding sequence ATGAATATTATTCCCACTGAAATTCCCGAAGTGCTGATCGTCGAGCCGAAGGTGTTTGGAGACGATCGCGGTTTTTTCTTTGAAAGCTTCAACGAGCGTGCCTGGCGGGAGGCCACCGGTCTGGACTCCTGTTTCGTTCAGGACAACCACTCGCGTTCAGCCAAGGGCGTTCTGAGGGGCCTGCACTACCAGATTCGGCAACCTCAGGGCAAGTATATGCGGGTCGTCGCCGGCGAAGTTTTCGATGTGGCCGTCGATGTCAGGAGAAGTTCTTCGACCTTTGGCAAGTGGGTCGGTATTCATCTGTCGGCGGAGAACAAGCGCCACCTTTGGGTGCCGGAAGGCTTTGCTCACGGTTTTCTGGTCCTTTCGGATTTTGCCGAGTTTCTCTACAAGACGACCGATTATTACGCCCCGGAGCATGAGCGAGCGATCCTCTGGAACGATCCGGACCTGGCCATTGAGTGGCCCTTCGTCGGCGAACCGCTGCTGTCCGGTAAGGATGGGGCGGCTCCGCATTTCCGGGACGCCGAGTATTTCGAATAG
- the cysC gene encoding adenylyl-sulfate kinase encodes MQYETKGRSILKAISWRTWATITTAVIVLIFTGKLTLAITVGLLEVVAKMGLYFIHERMWHRIGYGKKEIPSFILWFTGLPASGKKELADRVYRQLLKDKLKAERLDSLDVRPLFPETGFAREDVNEHVKRAGHLCAMLEKNGVIVVASFVSPYRESREFVRGVAKNYVEVYLKTTPEACERRDTKGHYQKAREGIYRDFHGVDVDYEEPRSPEVVIEVDEIGMDEAAQKIVSFLKKNVINQGK; translated from the coding sequence ATGCAGTACGAAACCAAGGGACGTTCCATTCTCAAGGCGATTTCCTGGCGCACCTGGGCGACGATCACCACGGCGGTCATCGTTCTTATCTTCACCGGCAAGTTGACTCTCGCCATTACCGTCGGCCTCCTCGAGGTCGTCGCCAAGATGGGGCTCTATTTCATCCATGAGCGGATGTGGCACCGGATTGGCTATGGGAAGAAGGAGATCCCGTCCTTTATCCTCTGGTTCACGGGGCTGCCCGCCTCGGGCAAGAAGGAGCTTGCCGATCGCGTCTACCGGCAACTGCTCAAGGACAAGCTCAAGGCGGAGCGGCTGGACAGTCTCGATGTGAGGCCCCTCTTCCCGGAGACCGGCTTTGCCCGCGAAGATGTCAACGAGCACGTCAAGAGGGCGGGACACCTCTGCGCCATGCTGGAGAAGAACGGCGTCATCGTCGTCGCCTCCTTCGTTTCGCCCTACCGGGAGAGCCGGGAATTCGTTCGAGGGGTGGCGAAGAATTACGTGGAGGTCTACCTGAAGACGACCCCGGAGGCCTGCGAGAGGCGCGACACCAAGGGGCATTATCAAAAAGCCCGGGAGGGCATCTATCGGGATTTCCACGGGGTGGACGTGGATTACGAAGAGCCGAGGTCGCCCGAGGTTGTCATCGAGGTCGATGAGATAGGCATGGACGAGGCGGCCCAGAAAATAGTATCCTTCCTGAAAAAGAATGTGATTAATCAAGGCAAATAG
- the rfbA gene encoding glucose-1-phosphate thymidylyltransferase RfbA has protein sequence MIKKGIILAGGAGTRLYPLTLVASKQLQPVYDKPMIYYPLSTLMMAGINDILIISTPHDTPRFEALLGDGSRFGIRLSYAVQPEPKGIAQAFLVGEDFVGNDPVALILGDNLFYGKMRFDRIGQEFDGGARVFGYPVQDPERYGVVEFDASGKVLSIEEKPEIPKSHYAVPGLYIYDGTVVERTKALTPSARGELEITDLNLSYLATGDLRVEKLGRGIAWLDTGTHMSLLEASHFIGTLEARQWLKIACLEEIALYMGFIDKEKMKAIIQDTPKSSYREYLERVVKDGV, from the coding sequence ATGATTAAGAAGGGAATAATTCTCGCCGGTGGAGCGGGGACCCGTCTTTACCCCCTGACCCTGGTGGCGAGCAAGCAGCTGCAGCCGGTCTACGACAAGCCGATGATCTACTATCCCCTGTCGACCCTGATGATGGCCGGGATCAACGACATCCTGATCATCTCCACCCCGCACGACACGCCGCGGTTCGAGGCCCTGCTTGGCGACGGAAGCCGGTTCGGCATCCGCCTGTCCTATGCGGTGCAGCCCGAGCCCAAGGGAATTGCCCAGGCGTTCCTGGTCGGCGAGGACTTTGTCGGCAACGACCCGGTGGCGCTGATTCTCGGAGACAACCTGTTCTACGGGAAAATGCGTTTCGACAGGATTGGCCAGGAATTCGACGGCGGCGCCCGGGTGTTCGGCTATCCGGTCCAGGACCCGGAGCGTTACGGCGTGGTGGAGTTCGACGCGTCGGGTAAAGTCCTGAGTATCGAGGAAAAACCCGAAATCCCGAAATCCCACTATGCCGTCCCCGGACTCTACATCTACGACGGGACGGTTGTGGAGCGGACCAAGGCACTCACGCCCTCGGCCCGGGGGGAGTTGGAGATCACCGACCTCAACCTCTCCTACCTGGCGACAGGGGATCTGCGGGTGGAGAAATTGGGCCGGGGCATCGCCTGGCTCGACACCGGGACCCACATGAGCCTGCTCGAAGCGAGCCATTTCATCGGCACCCTGGAGGCTCGGCAGTGGCTGAAAATCGCCTGCCTGGAGGAGATCGCCCTGTACATGGGATTCATCGATAAGGAGAAGATGAAGGCGATCATCCAGGACACCCCGAAGTCGAGCTACCGGGAATACCTTGAAAGGGTCGTGAAGGATGGGGTCTAA
- a CDS encoding sulfotransferase produces MKKINVSKEENYIFNTAGFEVSGGKECLVKLSIKGVNGSPYSFYFCVCILDEAGKEIKRFIKWVDDFSGKSKKYSLVFSVPEMAHKAVLGYRGNVEGADKSDLSLALPDLSENCLRQVEGLPETFDDLKKRPPRVLFTIPELDGAGEQLLEKNIVGIFGSPRTGSTWLGQRLLKDHKGIANWQEPYLGNLLGTNRSIKDPLTGEMTLQRVHDKFAETEDYFFSNKHKKYWLAGLNKMILYRAFAQCSDFSKKIVFKEPNGSQAADIIMEALPNAKMIFLLRDGRDVVDSLVDLHRKGSWNQRPTLDTKQKRLSSIANYSKSWRLQTEVVKKAFENHDEDLRLLVKYEKLKSDTFAELKNIFEFIGVDASDKEVSQRVDKHDFKNIPTSEKGPGKFNRAASTGGWRDAFAEEEIDLMHSIMGETLLSLGYGVR; encoded by the coding sequence ATGAAAAAAATAAACGTTTCGAAAGAAGAGAACTATATTTTCAATACAGCAGGATTTGAAGTTTCAGGTGGCAAGGAGTGCCTTGTCAAATTAAGCATAAAAGGGGTGAATGGCAGTCCTTATTCTTTTTATTTCTGCGTTTGCATCCTCGATGAGGCGGGCAAAGAAATAAAGAGATTTATCAAGTGGGTCGACGATTTCAGTGGAAAATCGAAAAAATACTCTCTCGTCTTCTCCGTTCCCGAGATGGCTCACAAGGCCGTGCTGGGCTATCGGGGGAATGTCGAAGGGGCTGATAAGTCTGACTTGTCATTGGCCCTCCCCGATTTGTCGGAGAATTGTCTTCGGCAGGTCGAGGGCCTGCCTGAGACTTTTGACGATTTGAAAAAACGTCCGCCGAGGGTTCTTTTCACCATCCCCGAATTGGACGGGGCAGGGGAACAACTTCTGGAGAAAAACATTGTCGGCATCTTCGGCTCCCCGAGGACCGGGTCGACCTGGCTCGGGCAGCGGCTTCTCAAAGACCATAAGGGCATCGCCAATTGGCAGGAACCGTATCTCGGGAATTTGCTTGGAACAAACCGAAGCATAAAGGATCCTCTTACGGGTGAAATGACACTGCAAAGAGTTCACGACAAGTTTGCTGAAACGGAGGATTACTTTTTTTCCAATAAACATAAAAAATATTGGTTGGCTGGCTTGAACAAGATGATCCTGTATAGAGCCTTTGCCCAATGCAGCGATTTTTCAAAAAAGATCGTCTTTAAGGAACCCAACGGTAGTCAGGCCGCCGACATAATCATGGAGGCGCTCCCGAATGCCAAGATGATTTTTCTTCTGAGGGATGGCCGGGATGTGGTTGATTCCCTCGTTGACCTGCACAGAAAAGGTTCATGGAACCAAAGGCCAACCTTGGACACGAAACAAAAAAGGCTGAGCAGTATCGCAAATTACTCCAAGTCATGGAGGCTCCAAACGGAGGTTGTTAAAAAGGCATTTGAAAATCACGATGAAGATTTGAGATTGCTTGTGAAATATGAGAAGCTGAAAAGCGACACCTTCGCAGAGCTGAAAAATATTTTTGAATTTATTGGTGTTGACGCTTCAGATAAGGAAGTCTCCCAAAGAGTTGACAAGCACGATTTCAAGAATATTCCAACTTCGGAAAAGGGTCCCGGCAAGTTCAATCGCGCGGCCTCAACGGGTGGATGGAGAGATGCTTTCGCCGAGGAAGAGATCGATCTGATGCATTCAATAATGGGTGAGACTTTATTGTCTTTAGGGTATGGTGTACGTTGA
- the rfbD gene encoding dTDP-4-dehydrorhamnose reductase, with product MTRNASPAKLALIGSNGMLAQAVRRIAPAEYDVFGYDLPEFDLTNREQVLAAMTALEPELIVNCAAFTNVDGCETEEEAATRVNGDGPGYLAEAAKALGAALLHVSTDYVFDGRKMEPYTEDDPVSPQSAYGRSKLAGERAILESGLEEYFILRTSWLYGPGGKNFVETIVRLAMEREELRIVADQVGTPTYTEDLAEGVFNLLKTVTNDFKGGDELQVTSKESGQKSSLVTRHPSPPYGIYHFSNAGSCSWYDFAEAIVEELKQSGEEIACQRILPIRTEEYPLPAARPAFSVFSKNKYMQATGAAIPEWRESLKKYISNRQ from the coding sequence GTGACGCGTAACGCGTCACCCGCCAAACTCGCCCTCATCGGCTCCAACGGCATGCTCGCCCAGGCGGTGCGAAGGATTGCGCCGGCGGAGTATGACGTGTTCGGCTATGATCTGCCGGAGTTCGACCTGACAAACCGGGAGCAGGTGCTGGCGGCGATGACCGCGCTGGAGCCGGAGCTGATCGTCAACTGCGCCGCTTTCACCAACGTTGACGGCTGCGAAACGGAGGAGGAGGCGGCCACCCGGGTCAACGGGGACGGGCCGGGCTACCTGGCCGAGGCGGCGAAGGCGCTTGGTGCGGCGTTGCTCCACGTCTCGACCGACTACGTTTTTGACGGGCGGAAGATGGAGCCCTATACGGAGGATGATCCCGTTTCCCCCCAGTCGGCCTACGGCCGCTCCAAGCTCGCCGGGGAGAGGGCCATCCTGGAGAGCGGCCTGGAGGAATATTTCATCCTGCGCACCAGCTGGCTTTATGGGCCCGGCGGCAAGAACTTCGTCGAGACCATCGTCCGCCTGGCGATGGAACGCGAGGAGTTGCGCATCGTCGCCGACCAGGTCGGCACGCCGACCTACACGGAGGATTTGGCGGAAGGAGTCTTCAACTTGTTGAAGACGGTGACGAATGACTTTAAGGGCGGTGACGAGTTGCAAGTGACGAGTAAGGAGTCAGGGCAAAAGTCGTCACTCGTTACCCGTCACCCGTCACCGCCTTACGGCATCTACCATTTCTCCAACGCCGGCTCCTGCAGTTGGTACGACTTTGCCGAGGCGATCGTCGAGGAACTGAAACAATCCGGCGAGGAGATCGCCTGTCAAAGAATCCTGCCGATCCGCACCGAGGAGTATCCCTTGCCGGCGGCGCGGCCCGCTTTCTCTGTTTTTTCGAAAAACAAATATATGCAGGCGACGGGGGCTGCCATACCGGAGTGGCGTGAGAGCTTGAAGAAATACATTTCAAACCGGCAATAA
- a CDS encoding glycosyltransferase family 2 protein, which produces MIQFKIENSLPDKLAPKNINRYLVEGWVAGGSRISYIRIRVGGKTFASKDVELYRPDVRTSFFAKEKSFQTLFPGFSIPVVVGPVEAAEEHAVMLECAFADGSSLKEKIGTVSIGPYAKEVRTFEIPPHIDQDNLLAICMATYNPDGPYFKRQIDSIIGQEHQDWICIICDDNSSEDSRDLIKEAVKDDPRFFLVENDQNAGFYGNFERCLELAPAEAKFVALADQDDIWYPHKLSSCLAEFDASTMLVYSDMKVVDKDRNVLCDTYWRNRKNYYESKDIDLLTLANTVTGAASVFRRELLDLALPFPPRYGEVFHDQWLAIMAAGNGGIRYVDEPLYEYVQYDNNVIGHTDFGRRSLFSVAKDYVREAYDIQKQHQGLFKKLLLCLKAIPCLVIGLYHFKHTHGKHIDTLAETALLRRLNASSQRLVQRTRSATGLFRIHFKVWKRKETLNNLELVFCFSAMANTLFRWAAPLLCWYMKTFLQRRVGN; this is translated from the coding sequence ATGATTCAATTCAAAATCGAAAACAGTTTGCCCGATAAGCTGGCCCCGAAGAATATCAATCGTTACCTGGTAGAGGGTTGGGTTGCCGGCGGATCGAGGATCAGCTATATCCGAATCAGGGTCGGTGGCAAAACGTTCGCCTCCAAAGATGTCGAGTTGTACCGCCCCGACGTCAGGACCTCCTTCTTCGCGAAAGAAAAGTCTTTTCAGACCCTTTTCCCGGGTTTCTCCATCCCCGTCGTTGTCGGCCCCGTCGAGGCCGCCGAAGAGCATGCCGTCATGTTGGAGTGTGCCTTTGCCGACGGCTCCTCCCTGAAGGAAAAAATCGGAACCGTTTCCATCGGTCCCTATGCCAAGGAAGTCCGAACCTTCGAGATTCCGCCGCATATCGACCAGGACAACCTCCTGGCCATTTGCATGGCGACCTACAATCCGGACGGCCCCTACTTCAAAAGGCAGATAGACAGCATCATCGGCCAGGAGCACCAGGACTGGATCTGCATCATTTGCGACGACAACTCGTCGGAAGACAGCAGGGATTTGATCAAGGAGGCCGTCAAAGACGACCCCCGGTTCTTTCTGGTGGAAAACGATCAGAACGCGGGCTTTTATGGCAACTTCGAACGTTGCCTCGAACTCGCCCCCGCCGAAGCAAAGTTCGTTGCACTCGCCGACCAGGACGACATCTGGTATCCGCACAAGCTGAGCAGTTGTCTTGCGGAATTCGATGCGTCGACCATGCTGGTTTACAGCGACATGAAGGTTGTCGACAAAGACAGAAACGTGTTGTGCGACACCTACTGGAGGAACAGGAAAAACTACTACGAGTCGAAGGACATCGACCTGCTGACACTTGCCAATACGGTCACGGGAGCGGCCTCGGTTTTCAGGCGGGAACTGCTCGACCTGGCGCTGCCTTTCCCCCCCCGTTACGGGGAGGTTTTTCATGATCAATGGCTGGCCATCATGGCCGCCGGGAATGGCGGCATCCGGTATGTTGACGAGCCCCTTTATGAGTATGTTCAATATGACAACAATGTCATAGGTCACACCGACTTCGGCCGTCGGTCCCTCTTCTCGGTCGCGAAGGACTATGTTCGCGAGGCCTATGACATTCAAAAACAACACCAAGGACTCTTTAAGAAACTTCTGTTGTGCCTTAAGGCGATACCGTGTCTTGTCATAGGCCTCTACCACTTCAAGCATACCCATGGGAAACATATTGACACCCTTGCGGAAACAGCATTGCTTCGCCGGCTGAACGCCTCTTCGCAGCGACTTGTTCAAAGAACAAGATCCGCAACAGGTTTGTTCCGGATTCATTTCAAGGTTTGGAAGCGCAAAGAGACACTGAATAATCTTGAACTGGTATTCTGTTTCAGTGCAATGGCCAACACCCTGTTTCGCTGGGCCGCGCCTTTGCTCTGTTGGTATATGAAAACTTTCCTTCAAAGACGTGTGGGGAATTGA
- the rfbB gene encoding dTDP-glucose 4,6-dehydratase: MQTLLVTGGSGFIGSNFVRLALEKRPNSRVVNLDKLTYAGNPNNLSDIESDPRYRFVQGDICDAELVARLFEEEQIDTVIHFAAESHVDRSITGPGEFIRTNINGTFTLLEAAKNAWQPVTDDESRVTSKDDSKTGHSSPVTRHRFLHVSTDEVYGSLGETGLFKETTPYDPRSPYSASKASSDHLASAYFHTYGLPVLITNCSNNYGPFQLPEKLIPLILNNALNGKSLPVYGDGRNVRDWLYVVDHCEAILAVLEKGKAGETYNIGGNNEKQNIEIVQTLCDLLDEKASPLENGEPRRSLITFVKDRAGHDRRYAIDATKIKEELGWEPSMTFEEGIRKTVEWYLEHSDWVAAVLDGSYREYYEKQYGGGDS, translated from the coding sequence ATGCAAACTCTTCTTGTCACCGGCGGGTCCGGGTTTATCGGGTCCAACTTCGTGCGCCTCGCCCTGGAAAAACGTCCCAACTCCCGTGTGGTCAACCTGGACAAGTTGACCTATGCCGGTAACCCCAACAATCTCTCGGATATTGAGAGCGACCCTCGCTATCGCTTTGTCCAGGGGGATATTTGCGACGCTGAACTGGTCGCCAGGCTTTTTGAAGAAGAGCAGATTGACACGGTAATCCACTTCGCCGCCGAGTCGCACGTCGATCGCAGCATCACCGGACCGGGGGAGTTCATCCGCACAAATATCAATGGAACCTTCACGTTGTTGGAGGCTGCCAAAAATGCATGGCAGCCAGTGACGGATGACGAGTCACGAGTCACGAGTAAAGATGATTCAAAAACTGGTCACTCGTCACCCGTCACTCGTCACCGCTTTCTTCACGTCTCCACCGACGAGGTCTACGGATCCCTTGGGGAGACGGGTCTCTTCAAGGAGACCACCCCCTACGATCCCCGTTCCCCCTATTCGGCAAGCAAGGCCTCTTCGGATCACCTGGCCAGCGCCTATTTCCATACCTACGGCTTGCCGGTGCTGATCACCAACTGCTCCAACAACTACGGTCCCTTCCAGTTACCGGAAAAGCTCATCCCCCTGATTTTGAACAACGCCCTCAATGGGAAAAGCCTTCCCGTCTACGGCGACGGCAGGAACGTGCGCGACTGGCTCTACGTGGTGGACCACTGCGAGGCGATCCTGGCCGTTTTGGAGAAGGGCAAGGCCGGCGAGACCTACAACATCGGCGGCAACAACGAGAAGCAGAACATCGAGATCGTCCAGACTCTCTGCGACCTGCTCGACGAGAAGGCGTCTCCTCTCGAAAACGGTGAGCCGCGTCGCTCCCTGATCACCTTCGTTAAGGACCGGGCCGGCCACGACCGGCGCTATGCGATCGATGCCACGAAGATCAAGGAGGAGTTGGGCTGGGAGCCTTCGATGACCTTTGAGGAGGGGATCCGAAAAACTGTCGAGTGGTATTTGGAGCATTCGGATTGGGTGGCTGCGGTGCTGGACGGATCGTATCGGGAGTATTATGAAAAGCAGTATGGAGGGGGGGACTCGTGA